The sequence AAGCGATTCCTACTCCTCAACAAAATAGCACGTCTGTCGACACGCTGATTGTTAGCTCAGAATTTATTCAGCAATTAGCCGTATTAACACGCAAGTTAGGCTATGTGTTTAAGGACTTGAGTCTCCCCAAACTTGCGTTGACACACCGCTCATTTGATAGCAAAAAAAATTATGAGCGTTTAGAGTTTTTAGGAGACGCTCTGTTAGGAATGATTGTGGGTGAGGCTTTATATCATCGCTATCCTAGCCAAAATGAGGGTCGCTTGACTCGTATGCGTGCCACCTTGGTACGTCAAGAATCATTGGTTATTATTGCGCAAAACTTAGAGCTCTCTAATCATCTGATATTAGGGATAGGTGAGCGTAAAGGTGGTGGGCGCAATCGTGCTTCTATATTGGCTGATGCCGTGGAGTCTTTGATTGGTGCTATTTATTTAGACAGCCAAGATTTGGATATTACTCGCGATTGTGTACTCTCATGGTATGGTGATTTGATTGACAACGTTAATGACCAAAAAGCCTTAAAAGATGCCAAGAGTCGATTGCAAGAGTGGCTACAATCTAAGCAGTTTGATCTGCCACATTATGAGCTAATGGAAACACGTGGTAACGCGCCGCATCAAATTTTTGTTGTACGTTGCCATGTTAATATCAATAACTGTGTTGATATTACTGAATCTGGTGAGAGCCGCCGTATCGCTGAACAAAAAGCAGCAGAACTAATGATTAACCAATTGCATAAACTGCCGAGTTCAGCTAAAAAGCGATCCTAACTAGGATTAACCTATGGATCGCACATACCACTTTTTTGACAGTATATGTTAAGTGACGTTTTAAAAATCGTTTATTTGAATTAGCGTAAACGTCACACATTTCAAAACCTTAAATATTTCCCAGCCGATGATGGTTTTGCTTTTTTAGTGCTGATACAGCCAATACATCATTAAGCACCATTTGACTGGGTATAAATTCTATAGGATTAACCTATGAGCAATCGCACTGACTTGCCATCCAATGATGAAGATAATGCTAAAAATATGACCGAAAACACAGAGTTGAATCAAAACCAAGATAATATTGATACTACTAACGATGGCATCAATCAAGCAGAAGATACTACTGTAGACAACGATATGGCAATTGAAGAATTCTTTGCCCCTAGTAGTCATGCAGGTATTGCTGATGATTTTAAAGCGGGTTATGTCGCGATCGTTGGACGTCCAAACGTTGGTAAATCGACTCTGATGAATCACTTATTGGGTCAAAAGCTGTCTATTACATCACGTAAGCCGCAAACGACTCGTCACCGTATCCACGGTATTTTGTCAAATCACGAGATGCAGGCAGTATTCGTTGACACGCCGGGTATTCATCGCAATGAAGTACGTGCTATTAATGAGCGTATGAATAAAGCTGCGGTATCTGCATTAGTAGATGTTGATTTGGTATTATTCGTTGTTGATTCAGATCAATGGCGTGATGATGATTTGTTAGTTCTACAAAAGCTTGGCGACACCAATTTAAATGTGGTATTGGTTATTAATAAATCTGATACCTTAAAAGATAAAGGCAGCGTGTTGCCGCTGATTGAGACGTTTAATGACAGTTTTGATTTTGCCGATATCGTACCAGTATCTGCCTTAAAAAACCAAAACCTAGATCGTCTACAAGAAGTGATTGCTTCGCATCTTCCTATTGCTGCTCCTATCTATGATACCGAGCAAATTACTGACCGCTCAGAACGATTTTTGGCCAGTGAAATTATCCGCGAAAAAATCATGCGTAGCGCTGGTGACGAAGTGCCATATGACTTAACTGTACAGATTGATGGGTTCAAAGATGAGCCTGCGCACACTGATCCAAAGACAGGGCGTCCACGTAAGGCTTGTACTTTCATCGATGCGACTATTTATGTTGAACGTAGTGGTCAAAAGGCCATTGTGATTGGTGATAAAGGTCAGCGTATTAAGCAAGTTGGTATGGATGCTCGTAAAGATATGGAGCAGCTGTTTGATAAAAAGATTATGCTGACACTGTGGGTGAAAGTGAAACGTGGCTGGTCTGATGACGAACGTGCATTGACTAGCTTAGGATATTGATTAAAGAATAGCGCTTTAATCACTTTTCTATATGCTCGATGCTGAGGTGATAAAAAATGCGCAATGAAGCGTTAATCGGTTATTTATTGCATCAGCGTCCTTATCAAGAAAAGCGTGCCTTATATTATCTGTTTTCTCAGCAACATGGTGTGATCCATGGTATTGGGAAAAAAGGCGCGCCATTGTTCATGCCATTGCAGCTCTTTGCCACTGGTAAACGCGATTTAAAAACGTTTAGTCAGATCAATATTGCATCGCAACACACAACTCAAACAGGCATAGCAAAAGATGATGGCATTGCCACTGTTTTAGAAGCACTGCCCTACGAAAATATCACAGGTCAACATCAATATGCGGCGTTGTATTTAAACGAAATACTATGGCGGTTGTTGTCGACTGAAGATCCAATGCCAGTATTATGGCTACATTACCAGGACAGTCTGTCTCAGCTTAGGCGACCTTTGAGCGCCAACGAATTACGGTTATGCTTGCGCCAATTTGAGCAGCATTTATTCAATGAGTTGGGTTTTAGCTTAATATTGACGCAGGATAGTATTGAAAACATCATTCAGCCTGACGATTCTTATCGTTTTCTACCTGATGTTGGTTTAGTGCCTGTCTTGCAGAATGATATACAGACTGAGCATTTAGACAATACTATTGAGCAATATTTTTTCAAAGGTACTGATATCATTGCGATGACGCAGTTAGGTATTACTGACAAAACCTTAAATAATTGGTCAAAAATCCATCGACAGCTTATTGACCATTTACTGGATTATCAACCATTGCAAAGCCGTCTATTATGGCAGCAGCAACAGCGTTACCAATAAATAATAGTGCTACTCTCAAAGTGCTGTAACCACTCGGATTGCTACTGAGACTGTCTAAAGTTTCATATTCTTGTACCGTTGTTCAGTCAATTGGTTTTCGTTATCAAAAAAAATTCTTATGACCACTGCTTCATTAACTTCATCTAACAACCCCTTCCAAAAACTTTTATTAAGTGTAAACATTGATCACATAGCAACTTTACGTCAAGCGCGTGGGGTTAGTTATCCAAGCCCTTTAGCCGAAGCTCTTTGATGCGAGAAGGCGGGAGCAGATGGTATTGAGTTATATACAGGCGCTTATGCTGAGGCAAGCTTGGTAGCCGATATGGACATGCAAAATGCTGAGCTGAAACGAATTAAGCAAGCTGTTGCTACTGTTTGACGCAGTGATAATAACCTCTTAATTAACGCAGGTCATGGTCTGACACGTGAGAATGTGAGTGCTATCTCACAAATTGAGGGTATTTATAAGTTGAATATTGGTCATGCATTAATTGCAGACGCTGTACTTGTAGGACTCGAGCAGGCATTTATTATGATGAAAGAAGCAATGTATATAGAGCTATAGAGCTATCAAAAAATATCATTGGTACTTTATGTGAGTGGTAACTTATGCCATTAGTAATTTCTTATTCGTCACATTCAGTGGGATGATCCTCATTAAGTTTTTGTTTAATAATACCTCCTTGGTTAAATGATATTAGATACATTGCTTCATTATAAGCAACGATGGGACAGTATTTTATATGGCCAAAATGTCCTCGTGGTTTGCCACTATCACCCCAAAATTTGGTGTAGTGGCGTCGACTTCCAACTCGTAAACTTAGCTTACTGTATTTAGGATTTAAAGACTGCTGAACGACTAATGAATCTACCTGAGCATCAAAGTGATTATTGTCATTTTTATCTATGAATAACAAAAGTGTCTTATCGCTGTCTCTATGGCAGCGCCCTCCAGTATCAGACAAGCAAACAATCACATTCTGTCTTCTGATGTAACTCTCAGCCTTGGCTAAGGCAAGAGAATTCTCTAACTGACTTTGAATCCGTTTGGCTTCCATACGTGCTAATTGCGTTCGTATAACTGGGGCTACGATCATCACTATAATTACTAATACACATACAGTGACGATAAGTTCAACCAGCGTAAAACCCTTGTTATGTCTATTAACAGTACTTGCGTCTGTTCTAGTGTTTGTATTAGGTGCTCTTTTATAGAGATATACTATATATCTGTGATACACATAAAGAATTAATCGGCTTTGAGCTAGCCTGTGCTTATTTGAAGTAAAAACCCATAACATAAATGCTGAGAGCTTTTTATAACTTGATAATGTTTTATGCAGCAATGCCATGAGGCTTGTTACCTATAATAAGTAGTTTAGTTCAATAAAACAATCTCGCTTCTTTAGATGTTATTTAATTCAATCATTGCGTAAAATCGAGCCAATATGCGCACGAAATTTTGGAGTAATGATCAAATTTATGATGTATGAAATAATGTTGAGTGCTATAATATAAACAGAATATATGTCTACTGTCAAAAAATGTTTCAATTAGTGAATGACTGGTTTTAATAATAGAGAAAAAATACTAACTGTACTAAAATACGCCCAGACAATAGATACTGTTAGGTTTACTATCTATTGTGAACTGACATACAAAAGATAAAAAGCGTAAGGTGTGTTAGTTCTAGGTAACTTAAGCTGGTTATTGTGTTTTAGTTACGACATTATCGTGTAATAATGTGTAGCTCGTTAACGAAAAAAGTTGTAAACTGAATTGATAATCGCTAAGCTACTCCTTAATTGGTTTTGCTTTGTCACTTAAAATTCGTAAAAGATGTCTATTTTAGAGCATCTTGAGAAGCGGTTTTGCTTAATGCATCACTCAAATTATCCTTTGGAGGAAGTCCATGAAATTGAATAAAATTGCTCTAGCTCTGGTTGCTGTAGCAGCTGCACCTTTAGCAGCTAATGCTGGCGTAACTATTAGCCCATTGTTACTAGGTTATCATTACACTGGCGAAGCTCATGACGAGCAACGCGAAATCCTTACAACTGGTAAAAACTTGTACGTAAATGCTGATGGTAATAACATCGGTGAGCCAGGCGGCAAGTTTAATTCTGCAGTAGGGAATGGTCATCCTAATAATGGCGGCGTAGCTAAAGAAAGCAGCTTATACACTGGTGCTGCACTAGGTATTGAACTAACTCCTTCTACTCAGTTCCAAGTAGAGTACGGCGTGTCAAGTGCAAACGGCGAAGCTTCTGAAGATTCTGCTGATGCTGGCGTTAACCGTTTTGACGTAGAACAAACCATGCTTTCTGGTAACTTCTTAATCGGTACTGAAGAATTTACTGGTTATACTGATAGCGCATTCAAGCCATATGTATTGGTTGGTGCTGGTCAATCTAAGATCAAAGTAGAAAACCAAGAAACTTATACAGCTGCTGAAGGTTCTTCTGTAGGTACAGTTAATGCTGGTACTGAAGTTGCAGAGTCTAAAGATACTATTGGTAACCTAGGTCTAGGTGCTATGTATCGTATCAACGACGCTTTAAGCCTACGTGGTGAAGCTCGTGCGATTCATAACTTTGATAACAACTGGTGGGAAGGCATGGCTTTGGCCGGTCTAGAAGTTGTACTTGGTGGCCATTTAGCACCTACAGTAGCAGTACCACCAATGCAAGAGCCAGTTATCGATACTACTCCAGTAGTCGTAGTTGAATCTGATCTTGATTCTGATGGCGATGGCGTACCTGATAGCATCGATGCATGCCCAGGTACTCCTATGAATGTCGTAGTAGATGAGCGCGGTTGCCCAGTACCAGTAGATATTACTGATGAGCTGAAAATGGAACTACGTGTATTCTTTGATAACGATAAATCAACGATCAAATCTCAGTATCAACCTGAAATCGCTAAAGTAGCAGAGAAGATGCGCGAGTATCCTAACTCTACAGCACGTATCGAAGGTCATGCTTCTAAAACTGGTCCTTCAGCACGTTATAACCAACGTTTATCTGAAGCCCGTGCCGTTGCTGTTAAATCTATGTTGACTAACGAATTCGGTATTGCTCCAAACCGTATATCAACAGTTGGCTATGGTTATGACCAACCAATCGCTCCAAACGATACTGAAGAAGGTCGTGCTATGAACCGTCGTGTTTATGCCATCATCACTGGTGACAAAACAATGACTGTTGAACAAACTAAAGATATGGTTGTTCAGTAAATAGTATTGGATCAATTGTTTTACTAAATATATAGTTACAAAAAAAGTCACCTAATGGGTGGCTTTTTTTTATTTATGGATTGAGAAAAGCAAGTTATTACATAAATTTGTGAAGCAATAATGTTATACTAGCTGCCCAAACATTCTGTAAATTGACAGAATGTACATTAGCATAGCTATCTGTATGATGAATTTATCAGTGTAGATACTTGATTATATTGAAATTATTTGATTAACCGCATCTATTATGCAGTCTTCCAAAAGTAAGTACTCAATATCTATCTGGTTGATGATAAAAGTTTATCCAGCGGCGCTTATTGCTACTGCATTTTTTTAAGACGAAACGAGCATTTTATATGGCGAACGATATCAAACACCTGCGTAACATTGCAATTATTGCCCACGTTGACCACGGTAAAACAACTTTGGTTGATAAGTTATTACATCAGTCTGGTACTTTTGGCGACCGTGCAAACATTGCTGAACGTGCAATGGATTCAGGCGATATTGAGCAAGAACGTGGTATTACCATTTTGGCTAAAAATACAGCCATCCGCTGGACAGATAAGACTGATGATACTGAATATCGTATCAACATTGTTGACACCCCAGGTCACGCCGACTTTGGTGGTGAAGTTGAGCGTGTAATGTCTATGGTTGACTGCGTGCTTCTAGTCGTTGATGCGGTGGATGGCCCAATGCCACAGACCCGTTTTGTGACGCAAAAAGCGTTCGAGCAAGGTCTAAAACCTATCGTTGTCATCAATAAAATTGACCGTCCTGGCTCACGCCCTGACTGGGTAATGGATCAAATCTTTGATCTTTTTGATAACTTGGGTGCAACTGATGAACAGCTTGATTTCCCAGTTGTTTATGCCTCAGCGTTGAATGGTATTGCAGGTTTGGAAGCTGACGATTTGGCTGATGACATGACACCGCTTTTCAAAACAATTGTTGATGTGGTTCAGCCTCCTCAAGTTGATGCTGACGCACCGTTCCGTATGCAAATCTCAAGCCTTGATTACAACAGTTTTGTTGGCGTCATCGGCATTGGTCGTATTCAGCGTGGTAAAGTTAAAACCAATACTCAAGTGACTGTAATCGACAAAAACGGCAATACCCGTAATGGCCGTATTTTGAAAATTATGGGTTATCATGGTCTTGATCGTATTGATGTTGAAGATGCACAAGCTGGTGATATCGTTTGTATTACTGGTATTGATTCGCTTAATATCTCAGATACGATTTGTGATCCTAGTGCTGTCGAAGCGTTACCAGCATTAACGGTTGATGAACCTACCGTTTCTATGAACTTCCAAGTAAATAACTCACCTTTTGCTGGTCGTGATGGTAAGTTTGTGACCTCGCGTAATATCCGTGAGCGTCTTGAGCGTGAATTGATTCATAACGTAGCATTACGTGTAGAAGATACAGAATCTCCTGATAAATTCAAAGTATCAGGTCGCGGTGAACTTCATCTATCTGTATTGATCGAAAACATGCGCCGTGAAGGTTTTGAAATGGGTGTTTCAGGCCCAGAAGTTATCGTTAAAGAAGTTGATGGTAAATTACAAGAGCCGTATGAAAACGTTGTCTTTGATATCGAAGATGAGCATCAAGGTTCTATCATGGAGCAGGTTGGCTTGCGTAAAGGCGAGATGACCAATATGGAGCTTGATGGTAAAGGTCGTATGCGTATCGAAGCGACGATGCCTGCCCGTGGTTTGATCGGTTTCCGTTCTGAGTTCTTAACGTTGACCTCAGGAACTGGTATCATGACGTCAAGCTTCTCACATTACGGTCCACAAAAGATCGGTGATGTTGGTGGTCGCTCGAATGGTGTCTTGGTTTCTATGGCAAAAGGTGTTTGCTTAGGTTTCGCGCTATTTAACCTGCAAAAACGTGGTAAATTGTTTGCTGAGCCACAGCTTGAAGTTTACGAAGGTATGATCGTTGGTCTTAACTCACGTAACGATGATATGGCTGTTAACCCAACGACTGCTAAGCAGTTAACCAACGTTCGTGCGAGTGGTACTGATGAAGCATTGACGTTGACTCCAGCAGTCAAGTTCACACTTGAGCAAGCGCTTGAATTCATTCAAGATGATGAATTGGTTGAAGTAACACCTAAGGCGATTCGTCTACGTAAACGCTATTTGACTGAAAGTGAGCGTAAGCGTCACGGCCGTGGTAAAAAAGGTGCTTAATATTGAGCCATGAATTACTGAGTAATTTATTGGATTGATATTTTGTAGAAGCATTTGATGCTGTTGTCATTTAATAATGGGCATCAAGATAACTAAAAAATTAGCAGTATAGAGTGAACTAAATATGGTTCATTTTATGCTGCTTTTTTTGTTGTAATTTCCATATAATATAGACAGAATAACTGACAGTAGTAGTGTTTCTCACTATTACTCTTAAGGCTCAAGATTGGGTCGACTGTTGAGATACTTATTCGATTATAGATTGGTATTTTGAGGAGAAAATAATGAGTATGGTTTCTGAGTTTAAAGAATTCGCTCTAAAAGGTAATGTGATGGACTTAGCGGTCGGTGTCATTATCGGTGGAGCATTTGCTACTATCACAACGTCCTTAGTTGAAGACATTATTATGCCAATAGTGGCCTTCATAGCAGGTGGCGAAATCAATTTCAAAAACATGTTCTTAGTGTTGGGTGATGCGCCTGAAGGTGTTGCCATGACCTATGATGCTCTCAAAGCAGCTGGCGTTCCTGTATTAGCCTACGGCAGTTTCATTACCGTACTGATTAATTTCTTAATTTTAGCATTTATTATTTTTATGATGGTTAGAATGGTTAACAAAATGCGTCGTAAAGAAGAAGTGCAAGAGCTGGTAAAACAACCTTCAGAAGAGGTGCAATTGCTTCGTGAAATTAGTGCTAAGTTAAGTAATACCAATGTTTCAAAATAAAATATGATGATTTGATTAAAAATACAAAAAAGGCTAACACGACGTTAGCCTTTTTGATGGATAATTTATAAATGCATTGTCTTTAGCGCAGTTATATCATTTAACCAGCTGTTAATATAAAGACTATGGCGTAACTACGACATAATCGTTGGTATTAATCAAAATCTCAGATGGTTGGTCAACGACAATACGGACAACATTATCATTAATCACTTGTGATTTGTAATAGTTGTCTTCAGCCACAGTACAACCTAAGCAACGTCCCATCGCATCCCAAGGTTCAACAAAGAGTTTCTGCTGCGCCTGATCCGCATTACCACCGATAAGCGAGAAGGGTAGACTAACTAGGTAGGCGGCAGTACCAGCAACGGCACTGACCAGTTGTAAAGGTTTACCTACTACAGTATCAACCACCATTGTCTCATAAGAAGGCCCAAAGTCTGTCTCATCAATTTCTATGGCTGCCAAGGCAGGCTGCATAGTAGCAGCCATTAAACTTAAGCTTGCGGCTATAGTAAAGGCTTTTTGCTTAACTGTGCGTTGGTTTTTGGCTTTAACAGTCATAACGATGTCCTAAAATTCATAATTGGTATGATTATTAGCTGCTGCTATTTCCACACAGAGACAATTTCCCTATATAAATAATGCGCAACGATAAGTAAGCTAAATATATTACAGATGTATAAACATTATGCACTATTTATGTAAGTGCTCATACTATTAAAGCAAGATGTGTGTCAATAAGCAACAAAAATGGCGCGCGATATAATAATCTTAGTGCAAAATAATAAGACACTTAGTCAAGAGTATTGTGCTGCCACATTCTACGACTTGATACCTAAGTTATTCTGGTATTTAAGGCGAAACAGATAGTGATAGTTTCAGATAATATTTAAAGGATTGGCTGACAGTTGGGACAGAATACACTGGCGCGACCATTAATTTTGATATTCTCAAGCACAGCGTCACAATGCGGACAAGTTTCCCCTTGTCTACCATAGACATTTAATGTTTGCTGGAAGTAACCGGTTTGGCCATCTGCTACGGTGAAGTCTCGCAGTGTCGAACCACCAAGCGCTATCGCCTTTTGTAGAATAACTCTAATATGATCGACCAAAATAATCATCTGAGCATAGGACAGTTGGTGAGCGGGGGTGGCTGGATGAATAGCTGATAAATATAGGCTTTCAGTCGCATAGATATTACCGACACCCACGACGACCTGTTGTTCCATGATGACTGATTTTATAGCGCGAGCAATGGGCTGCTTTTTTGATTTGGCGTTGCCAATTGCTACGGTATCAGCACTGTGATCAAGCAAGTTTGACCGTTGAATCAATTGATACAGGTAGTCTGCATTAAATTCATCTGATAATGGTTCAGGACCTAAATGATCTAATAGCTTAGCACTATAATCCTTGTGCCATAACACTGACCCAAAACGTCTTGGGTCATAGTAATGTAGCTGGACTTTTGTATTATTAACGCCCTTAAAAACAATGATGAGATGATCATGCTTGCGCTTTTCAGTACCGTAGCTCTGCTGTTGCAGGCTGCCCGACATGCCTAAATGAACCAAAAGTTGACGCGGTACTAACGTAGCAGTTTGAGCCGCAGCGCTATCATCATTGGGTAATAAAGGTAAAAAGTTAAGAATTAAATATTTTGCGCGGCGCTCAACGCTATCTAGCGTGTAATCAATCAAGCTATCTAAATCATCTGGCATCGCCCAACGCAGCTTTGGCTGAAAAACTTTTATATCGATAATGCGTTGCCCTAATAACGGTGCAAGGCTGGTTTTG is a genomic window of Psychrobacter cibarius containing:
- the rnc gene encoding ribonuclease III: MKPTLQHSQAIPTPQQNSTSVDTLIVSSEFIQQLAVLTRKLGYVFKDLSLPKLALTHRSFDSKKNYERLEFLGDALLGMIVGEALYHRYPSQNEGRLTRMRATLVRQESLVIIAQNLELSNHLILGIGERKGGGRNRASILADAVESLIGAIYLDSQDLDITRDCVLSWYGDLIDNVNDQKALKDAKSRLQEWLQSKQFDLPHYELMETRGNAPHQIFVVRCHVNINNCVDITESGESRRIAEQKAAELMINQLHKLPSSAKKRS
- the era gene encoding GTPase Era; translated protein: MAIEEFFAPSSHAGIADDFKAGYVAIVGRPNVGKSTLMNHLLGQKLSITSRKPQTTRHRIHGILSNHEMQAVFVDTPGIHRNEVRAINERMNKAAVSALVDVDLVLFVVDSDQWRDDDLLVLQKLGDTNLNVVLVINKSDTLKDKGSVLPLIETFNDSFDFADIVPVSALKNQNLDRLQEVIASHLPIAAPIYDTEQITDRSERFLASEIIREKIMRSAGDEVPYDLTVQIDGFKDEPAHTDPKTGRPRKACTFIDATIYVERSGQKAIVIGDKGQRIKQVGMDARKDMEQLFDKKIMLTLWVKVKRGWSDDERALTSLGY
- a CDS encoding DNA repair protein RecO C-terminal domain-containing protein: MRNEALIGYLLHQRPYQEKRALYYLFSQQHGVIHGIGKKGAPLFMPLQLFATGKRDLKTFSQINIASQHTTQTGIAKDDGIATVLEALPYENITGQHQYAALYLNEILWRLLSTEDPMPVLWLHYQDSLSQLRRPLSANELRLCLRQFEQHLFNELGFSLILTQDSIENIIQPDDSYRFLPDVGLVPVLQNDIQTEHLDNTIEQYFFKGTDIIAMTQLGITDKTLNNWSKIHRQLIDHLLDYQPLQSRLLWQQQQRYQ
- a CDS encoding GspH/FimT family pseudopilin; translation: MALLHKTLSSYKKLSAFMLWVFTSNKHRLAQSRLILYVYHRYIVYLYKRAPNTNTRTDASTVNRHNKGFTLVELIVTVCVLVIIVMIVAPVIRTQLARMEAKRIQSQLENSLALAKAESYIRRQNVIVCLSDTGGRCHRDSDKTLLLFIDKNDNNHFDAQVDSLVVQQSLNPKYSKLSLRVGSRRHYTKFWGDSGKPRGHFGHIKYCPIVAYNEAMYLISFNQGGIIKQKLNEDHPTECDE
- a CDS encoding OmpA family protein, with amino-acid sequence MKLNKIALALVAVAAAPLAANAGVTISPLLLGYHYTGEAHDEQREILTTGKNLYVNADGNNIGEPGGKFNSAVGNGHPNNGGVAKESSLYTGAALGIELTPSTQFQVEYGVSSANGEASEDSADAGVNRFDVEQTMLSGNFLIGTEEFTGYTDSAFKPYVLVGAGQSKIKVENQETYTAAEGSSVGTVNAGTEVAESKDTIGNLGLGAMYRINDALSLRGEARAIHNFDNNWWEGMALAGLEVVLGGHLAPTVAVPPMQEPVIDTTPVVVVESDLDSDGDGVPDSIDACPGTPMNVVVDERGCPVPVDITDELKMELRVFFDNDKSTIKSQYQPEIAKVAEKMREYPNSTARIEGHASKTGPSARYNQRLSEARAVAVKSMLTNEFGIAPNRISTVGYGYDQPIAPNDTEEGRAMNRRVYAIITGDKTMTVEQTKDMVVQ
- the typA gene encoding translational GTPase TypA, which translates into the protein MANDIKHLRNIAIIAHVDHGKTTLVDKLLHQSGTFGDRANIAERAMDSGDIEQERGITILAKNTAIRWTDKTDDTEYRINIVDTPGHADFGGEVERVMSMVDCVLLVVDAVDGPMPQTRFVTQKAFEQGLKPIVVINKIDRPGSRPDWVMDQIFDLFDNLGATDEQLDFPVVYASALNGIAGLEADDLADDMTPLFKTIVDVVQPPQVDADAPFRMQISSLDYNSFVGVIGIGRIQRGKVKTNTQVTVIDKNGNTRNGRILKIMGYHGLDRIDVEDAQAGDIVCITGIDSLNISDTICDPSAVEALPALTVDEPTVSMNFQVNNSPFAGRDGKFVTSRNIRERLERELIHNVALRVEDTESPDKFKVSGRGELHLSVLIENMRREGFEMGVSGPEVIVKEVDGKLQEPYENVVFDIEDEHQGSIMEQVGLRKGEMTNMELDGKGRMRIEATMPARGLIGFRSEFLTLTSGTGIMTSSFSHYGPQKIGDVGGRSNGVLVSMAKGVCLGFALFNLQKRGKLFAEPQLEVYEGMIVGLNSRNDDMAVNPTTAKQLTNVRASGTDEALTLTPAVKFTLEQALEFIQDDELVEVTPKAIRLRKRYLTESERKRHGRGKKGA
- the mscL gene encoding large conductance mechanosensitive channel protein MscL, translated to MSMVSEFKEFALKGNVMDLAVGVIIGGAFATITTSLVEDIIMPIVAFIAGGEINFKNMFLVLGDAPEGVAMTYDALKAAGVPVLAYGSFITVLINFLILAFIIFMMVRMVNKMRRKEEVQELVKQPSEEVQLLREISAKLSNTNVSK
- the mutM gene encoding bifunctional DNA-formamidopyrimidine glycosylase/DNA-(apurinic or apyrimidinic site) lyase — encoded protein: MPELPEVETTKTSLAPLLGQRIIDIKVFQPKLRWAMPDDLDSLIDYTLDSVERRAKYLILNFLPLLPNDDSAAAQTATLVPRQLLVHLGMSGSLQQQSYGTEKRKHDHLIIVFKGVNNTKVQLHYYDPRRFGSVLWHKDYSAKLLDHLGPEPLSDEFNADYLYQLIQRSNLLDHSADTVAIGNAKSKKQPIARAIKSVIMEQQVVVGVGNIYATESLYLSAIHPATPAHQLSYAQMIILVDHIRVILQKAIALGGSTLRDFTVADGQTGYFQQTLNVYGRQGETCPHCDAVLENIKINGRASVFCPNCQPIL